The Chloroflexota bacterium genome contains a region encoding:
- the ssb gene encoding single-stranded DNA-binding protein — protein MYQSTVVVGHLGRDPEMRYTPDGTPVTTFNIATTRKWVNADGQPQEKTTWFRVTAWRKLAETCNQFLAKGRLVLVEGDIDVSTWNDKTTGEPRAMLELRARTVRFLGGRGEKAEVPEEIAPEAEEELPFL, from the coding sequence ATGTATCAAAGTACTGTGGTGGTGGGGCATTTGGGCCGTGATCCTGAGATGCGCTACACCCCAGATGGTACGCCAGTGACAACTTTCAACATCGCTACCACACGCAAATGGGTGAATGCTGACGGTCAGCCCCAGGAAAAAACAACCTGGTTCCGTGTAACTGCATGGCGGAAACTTGCTGAGACCTGTAACCAATTCCTGGCAAAGGGGCGGCTGGTGCTGGTTGAAGGGGATATCGATGTATCCACTTGGAATGACAAGACCACTGGCGAACCCCGTGCCATGCTGGAACTCCGTGCCCGCACCGTGCGCTTCTTAGGCGGTAGAGGTGAAAAGGCTGAGGTTCCTGAAGAAATCGCTCCTGAAGCTGAAGAGGAACTTCCCTTTCTCTAA
- a CDS encoding DUF4129 domain-containing protein, which produces MSTEVATPMPTQNGKEAADSEPRRVNWRKEMLYLGLAAMESCWFAPWLALILGSGYRATHIPFAAIFSTLLLGMYATRFLTYREISLRMQRVITILLAVLNSLALLRLFIYINYKGHDFSWLGYFVWQVGNIFQSIPPALIVFLANLHLWARGINLAQRDLSVDSLGFSFRVGIIAFFWFFLVRIFGAPVDAIPHAFLYFFLGLIVVGLGRIETVSRTHLGIRSPFTASWMAILTSATLMVSGLSIALATLLSLRNISLILKNLGMVIAAWLGKVVSPLLAILAFLLDLFITSLIYLFRNIFGAESKEVAPFIRIVEGLQLFQPTEPAQGVSLLILQVLKWGFLSLLFLIVLAILAVSVGRARQTLLGGRSGQYETVWDRDNVAKEVHDAVENRWRKLFATLQAHLARFRGREYALTTIRQIYGSLVKLATATGFPRREAETPYEYLATLRKAFPYSEKEVRLITEAYVRAHYGQRSFSPRYVQRVRDAWLAIRDRQEQEESGNQHPRP; this is translated from the coding sequence ATGAGCACCGAAGTAGCTACACCGATGCCAACCCAAAATGGAAAAGAGGCGGCAGACAGCGAGCCCCGGCGCGTGAACTGGCGCAAAGAGATGCTCTACCTGGGCCTAGCAGCAATGGAAAGCTGCTGGTTTGCGCCATGGTTGGCGCTCATTTTGGGCTCCGGTTATCGAGCTACGCATATTCCGTTTGCTGCGATATTCTCCACACTGCTTTTGGGAATGTATGCGACTCGTTTCCTAACCTACCGAGAAATCTCGCTGCGTATGCAGCGCGTAATCACCATATTATTGGCAGTTCTCAATTCCTTGGCGCTGCTTAGGTTGTTTATTTATATAAACTACAAGGGACACGACTTTTCCTGGCTGGGCTATTTTGTATGGCAGGTTGGCAACATCTTCCAGTCCATTCCGCCCGCACTGATCGTTTTCTTAGCCAATCTCCATCTCTGGGCACGAGGGATTAACCTTGCACAGCGCGATCTAAGCGTCGACTCGCTGGGTTTTTCCTTCCGTGTGGGCATTATTGCTTTCTTCTGGTTCTTCCTGGTCAGGATATTTGGAGCCCCAGTGGATGCAATCCCCCACGCATTTCTATACTTCTTCCTTGGATTAATCGTCGTAGGCCTTGGACGCATCGAAACGGTGAGTCGCACCCACCTGGGTATTCGCTCTCCTTTCACTGCTTCGTGGATGGCCATCCTCACCAGTGCAACACTGATGGTTTCTGGGCTGAGCATTGCGCTCGCAACACTGCTCTCGCTGCGTAATATCTCACTCATCCTAAAAAACCTTGGAATGGTCATAGCGGCATGGTTGGGCAAGGTTGTTTCACCCCTTCTGGCCATCCTAGCTTTCCTCCTCGATTTGTTCATTACTTCCTTGATTTATCTCTTCCGCAACATCTTTGGCGCGGAAAGCAAGGAAGTCGCGCCCTTTATTCGCATAGTCGAAGGATTGCAGTTATTCCAGCCAACTGAGCCAGCACAAGGCGTATCGCTGTTGATCCTACAGGTGCTCAAATGGGGTTTCCTCAGCCTCCTCTTTCTCATTGTGCTGGCAATCCTGGCTGTTTCGGTAGGCCGTGCTCGTCAAACACTGCTGGGAGGTCGGTCAGGACAATATGAAACAGTCTGGGATAGAGACAACGTGGCTAAAGAGGTTCATGATGCTGTCGAAAACCGCTGGCGAAAGCTGTTTGCAACATTACAAGCGCATCTCGCCAGGTTTCGTGGCAGGGAATATGCATTGACCACGATCCGCCAGATTTATGGCAGCCTGGTCAAATTGGCTACTGCCACTGGCTTTCCCCGCCGTGAGGCAGAGACTCCTTATGAATATCTTGCGACGTTGCGTAAGGCTTTTCCTTACAGTGAAAAGGAGGTTAGGCTGATTACTGAAGCTTACGTACGTGCACACTATGGTCAAAGGTCTTTCTCCCCGCGGTACGTGCAGCGTGTGCGCGATGCATGGTTGGCCATTCGGGATCGTCAGGAACAAGAGGAAAGCGGGAACCAACACCCCAGGCCATGA
- a CDS encoding DUF58 domain-containing protein: MFNENWVALAIFAALLGLLFQQSGLLVMAILVLVAAIAGKAWNQYSLQGIEYERSFSERRAFLGETVELTLQVTNRKLLPISWLKIDDEYPLPITVMDEDIQPSNKPEVGLLSSVMSLRWFERVKWRYRLRCDKRGVYAFGPVHLQSGDLFGLFSSQQERTKLDWLIVYPEVKPIEILTLPLKEPFGEVKTRQWIFEDPSRAVGIRDYGSKDDLKRIHWKATARQQKLQVKVYEPTTTFQLVIFLNMVTLPKPWHGSIPELLEQAISVAASIASYAVEKRFQVGILANGCWPHSDQALKVLPGRSPDQLTRILEALAAVSALPTISIEALLNKESARLPWGATLLVVTAVVSEELLAVMARLQAAGRRMVLVRLDDKPLPCEAPKFPVHRVVDLGHAFGIETEVQQ; encoded by the coding sequence ATGTTTAACGAGAATTGGGTTGCCCTTGCCATATTCGCTGCCCTGCTTGGTCTGCTGTTCCAGCAGAGTGGCCTGCTGGTCATGGCCATTCTGGTGCTGGTGGCTGCTATAGCAGGAAAGGCTTGGAACCAGTATTCCCTGCAAGGCATCGAATACGAACGGTCCTTCAGCGAACGGCGAGCATTTCTGGGTGAAACAGTGGAACTTACCTTGCAAGTCACCAATCGCAAATTGCTGCCGATCTCCTGGCTAAAGATTGACGATGAATACCCTCTTCCGATCACTGTGATGGATGAAGATATACAGCCCTCCAATAAGCCAGAAGTGGGCTTGCTCAGCAGTGTGATGTCCTTGCGCTGGTTTGAACGAGTCAAGTGGCGCTATCGCCTGCGCTGTGACAAGCGAGGGGTCTATGCCTTTGGTCCTGTTCACCTCCAATCTGGCGACCTTTTCGGCCTTTTCAGTTCCCAACAAGAACGCACCAAACTGGATTGGCTCATTGTTTATCCTGAGGTAAAGCCCATAGAGATTCTGACCCTGCCACTGAAGGAACCCTTTGGCGAAGTAAAGACACGGCAATGGATATTCGAGGATCCAAGCCGTGCGGTAGGCATACGCGACTACGGATCCAAGGATGACCTGAAACGCATCCATTGGAAAGCGACAGCGCGTCAGCAAAAGCTACAGGTCAAAGTCTATGAACCCACTACCACATTCCAATTGGTGATCTTTTTGAACATGGTCACGCTACCCAAACCCTGGCATGGATCGATTCCCGAACTATTGGAACAAGCTATCAGCGTTGCGGCATCCATTGCCAGTTACGCTGTAGAAAAGCGCTTTCAGGTAGGAATTCTAGCAAATGGTTGCTGGCCGCACTCGGATCAGGCTCTGAAAGTTTTGCCTGGCCGCAGCCCGGATCAATTGACGCGTATCCTGGAAGCGCTCGCAGCAGTATCTGCCTTGCCGACCATTTCTATCGAAGCGTTGCTCAACAAAGAAAGCGCCCGCCTGCCATGGGGGGCTACGCTATTGGTGGTAACAGCTGTTGTATCGGAAGAACTTCTTGCCGTTATGGCCCGACTGCAGGCTGCAGGACGGCGCATGGTCCTTGTCCGTTTAGACGACAAACCACTGCCTTGCGAAGCGCCGAAATTCCCAGTGCATCGCGTAGTAGATTTAGGCCACGCATTCGGGATCGAGACAGAGGTGCAGCAATGA
- a CDS encoding amidohydrolase, which yields MIYEHGTLITMDAQRRIITDGAMAVEGKKFVAIDKAKVLREQFPTEPRTDLKGKIVIPGLINTHVHLAQAMIRGCADDMELLDWLGKRVWVLQGNYTEEDGRASAELCILEMLKSGTTAFVESMLAERYGFDGIAEVVLRSGIRAALAKIVMDIGTYATKDSWMHPGMIEDRETSLRNTLAMHDKWNGAGNGRLLVWFGPRTPGGVTLELYREISALARARSMGITVHLAEVQADRIFLQEKYGKTPAQFAEDVGLVGPNVLLVHTVWMDANDIEILARTQTHVSHNPVSNAKLASGIAPIPEMLAAGVNVALGTDGGPSNNTYDMVRDMRWASYIHKARTLNPLVMPAETVLEMATINGAKAMGLEKEIGSLEVGKQADFVVFHLEKPHLTPSMDPVSILVCAATGADVDTVVISGQVVVQNGHVLTMDEERILREASERAAAVWKRAGIERKPRWPVL from the coding sequence ATGATCTATGAGCACGGAACGCTGATTACTATGGATGCGCAACGACGCATCATCACCGACGGGGCAATGGCCGTAGAAGGCAAGAAATTCGTAGCGATTGACAAAGCCAAAGTACTACGCGAACAATTCCCCACCGAACCACGCACTGATCTAAAAGGCAAAATCGTCATTCCCGGATTAATCAACACCCACGTGCATTTGGCACAAGCCATGATCCGCGGCTGCGCAGATGATATGGAGCTTCTTGATTGGCTTGGCAAACGTGTTTGGGTGCTGCAAGGCAATTATACGGAAGAAGACGGCCGGGCCAGCGCTGAGCTGTGTATCCTTGAGATGCTCAAATCAGGCACCACCGCTTTTGTCGAGTCCATGCTGGCTGAGCGGTACGGTTTCGATGGCATTGCCGAAGTTGTGCTGCGTTCGGGCATCCGCGCCGCCCTGGCCAAGATCGTCATGGACATCGGCACCTATGCCACAAAGGACAGTTGGATGCATCCTGGCATGATCGAAGATCGTGAAACGAGCCTCAGAAACACCTTGGCGATGCACGACAAATGGAACGGCGCTGGCAATGGACGCCTGTTGGTCTGGTTTGGACCACGCACCCCAGGTGGTGTCACGCTAGAACTGTACCGCGAGATCAGCGCGTTGGCCCGCGCGCGAAGCATGGGCATTACCGTGCATCTGGCTGAAGTACAGGCAGACCGCATATTCTTGCAAGAAAAATACGGCAAGACACCCGCACAATTTGCAGAGGATGTGGGGCTCGTTGGCCCTAATGTGCTATTAGTGCATACGGTATGGATGGATGCCAATGACATTGAGATCCTGGCCCGCACGCAGACGCACGTATCACATAACCCCGTGTCCAATGCCAAGTTGGCTTCAGGCATCGCACCTATCCCTGAGATGCTTGCAGCAGGTGTCAATGTGGCTCTGGGCACCGATGGAGGCCCCAGCAACAACACTTACGACATGGTACGCGATATGCGCTGGGCTTCCTATATTCATAAGGCGCGCACGCTCAACCCCTTGGTCATGCCGGCCGAGACAGTGCTGGAAATGGCAACCATCAATGGAGCAAAAGCCATGGGGCTGGAAAAGGAAATCGGCTCGCTCGAAGTGGGTAAACAAGCAGATTTCGTCGTTTTTCATCTGGAGAAGCCGCACTTAACTCCCAGCATGGATCCTGTTTCCATCCTCGTTTGTGCTGCCACCGGCGCAGATGTGGACACTGTCGTGATCAGTGGACAGGTAGTGGTACAGAATGGACATGTGCTCACCATGGATGAGGAGCGCATTCTACGCGAAGCCAGCGAACGAGCAGCGGCCGTATGGAAACGCGCCGGCATCGAAAGAAAACCCCGCTGGCCGGTTCTATAG
- a CDS encoding MoxR family ATPase encodes MTIKMAMEQVITNIEKVIIGKRDVIELTLVALLCEGHVLIEDVPGTGKTTLAKAIARSLGCSFQRIQFTPDLLPSDVTGLYFFNQKTQDFEFRPGPIMAQIVLADEINRATPRTQAALLEAMQERQVSIDLETKPLPRPFLVLATQNPIELEGTFPLPEAQVDRFLMKIKLGYPSEKDENEMLLRYEHEDPLETLQPVLSSETLLQFQTQVRSIQVEESVRQYLVRITRASREHPAVELGVSPRGTLALYKTAQALAALRGRDYVIPDDIKHLAPSVLTHRIIIHPQTRLRGRTPEQVIAEIGDSVPVPVER; translated from the coding sequence ATGACCATCAAAATGGCCATGGAGCAAGTCATTACCAATATCGAAAAGGTCATCATCGGCAAGAGAGATGTTATTGAATTGACCTTGGTAGCTTTGCTATGCGAAGGACATGTCCTTATCGAAGATGTGCCCGGCACGGGCAAAACCACGCTAGCCAAGGCCATCGCCCGTTCTCTGGGTTGCTCCTTTCAACGCATCCAGTTCACGCCAGACCTACTGCCCTCAGATGTGACCGGCCTTTATTTCTTCAATCAGAAAACGCAAGATTTTGAATTCCGCCCTGGCCCCATCATGGCTCAGATCGTGCTGGCGGATGAGATCAACCGTGCTACGCCACGTACACAAGCAGCCCTGTTGGAAGCTATGCAGGAGCGTCAGGTTAGCATTGATCTGGAAACCAAACCCCTCCCTCGTCCATTTCTCGTCCTGGCCACTCAAAATCCTATCGAACTCGAGGGTACCTTCCCCTTGCCTGAAGCACAGGTTGACCGTTTTCTCATGAAAATCAAGTTAGGCTATCCCAGTGAGAAAGATGAAAACGAGATGCTATTGCGTTATGAGCACGAAGACCCGCTGGAGACGCTACAGCCCGTCCTGTCTAGCGAAACCCTGCTACAGTTTCAGACGCAGGTGCGCTCGATCCAAGTGGAGGAATCCGTACGCCAATACCTGGTGCGCATAACACGTGCCAGTCGAGAACATCCCGCAGTTGAACTGGGTGTCAGCCCGCGTGGGACTCTCGCGTTATACAAGACAGCACAAGCCCTTGCTGCACTACGCGGCCGTGATTATGTCATCCCAGATGACATCAAACACCTGGCGCCATCTGTTTTGACCCACCGCATCATTATCCACCCTCAAACACGGCTACGTGGTCGCACGCCTGAGCAGGTTATCGCTGAAATCGGGGACTCGGTGCCTGTTCCTGTGGAAAGATAA